The Deinococcus malanensis DNA segment AAGCCGTGCGGCAGGCCCTGGTCCACCAGCCAGGCGGCTTTCTGGTACATCAGTCGGCCCGTTTCGATGCCCATGGCCATCTCGGCCAGCTTGAACTGAATGGCCTGGAACTGCGCGATAGGCTTGCCGAAGGCCTCGCGCTCCTTGGCGTACTTGATGCTCTCGTCCATCGCACGGCGGGCAATCCCGACACTGCCGGCCGCCACGGGAATGCGGGTCTTGTCCAGGGTCTTCATGGCGATTTTAAAGCCGTCGCCCAGGCCGCCCAGCTGGTTTTCTCTGGGAACACGGACGTTTTCGAAGACGAGTTCCGAGGTCAGACTCGCCCGCTGGCCCATCTTGTGCTTGATCTTGTTGTACGAGAAGCCGGGCGCATCCTTGGGAACAACCAGGGCAACCGTGGCCTTATGCCCGCCCTGCCGGTCGGTGGTAGCGAACACCACCGTTATTTCGGCCAGCCCGCCATTGCTGATCCACATCTTGGTGCCGTTGAGGACCCACTCGTCCCCGTCGAGTACGGCGGTCGTGTGCATCGCCGCAGCGTCCGAACCGTTGTTCGGCTCGCTCAGGGCGAAGGCAGCCAGGCCCGCATTCTCGGTCAGGGGGCCCAGGAAGCGCTGCTGCTGCTCCTCGGTGCCGCCGATCAGGATGGGCGCAATGCCCAGTTCGCTGGCCATCAGAGTGGTGTAGATGCCCATGCAGCCGTAGGCCAGCTCCTCACCGATCAGGCACTCGTCGAACATACCCAGGCCCAGTCCGCCGGCGTGTTCGGGGATGGTGGGGTTGAGCAGCCCGACCTCGAACGCTTTTTCCACGACCTGCCACGGCAGTTCCTCTTTCTGGTCATATTCGGCTGCAATAGGGATGATCTCTCTGCGCGCAAAATCGCGGGCAAGCTGCTGCA contains these protein-coding regions:
- a CDS encoding acyl-CoA dehydrogenase family protein — translated: MDFTLNDEQRQLQQLARDFARREIIPIAAEYDQKEELPWQVVEKAFEVGLLNPTIPEHAGGLGLGMFDECLIGEELAYGCMGIYTTLMASELGIAPILIGGTEEQQQRFLGPLTENAGLAAFALSEPNNGSDAAAMHTTAVLDGDEWVLNGTKMWISNGGLAEITVVFATTDRQGGHKATVALVVPKDAPGFSYNKIKHKMGQRASLTSELVFENVRVPRENQLGGLGDGFKIAMKTLDKTRIPVAAGSVGIARRAMDESIKYAKEREAFGKPIAQFQAIQFKLAEMAMGIETGRLMYQKAAWLVDQGLPHGFESAIAKAYCSEMAFDSANEAIQVHGGYGYVGEYPVEKLLRDVKLNQIYEGTNEIQRVVISRNLLR